The genomic stretch TATTGGTATAGAAAGACCCAGACGCAGGTGCGAAAGCCGCAAACTCGCCGCCAACAGTGGCGTTGCAAGCAATGGTGTCAACAAAGCCTCCGCCAATAGACAGGCCAGTCGCATAAATCCTGGCACTGTCAATGCACCAATTTTTCCTCAGGTCTACCAACACATCCCAGACGAACTGTAGGTCTTCTTGGACTGAGGCTGCGGAATAATTTGCGCCAGCCCATGCTCCCCCGAGCCCATTCGGATACACCATGATCTTGTCTCCCGTATATTCGGAGTCATCGAGGCCAGTGTCGGCCTCGAAGAAGAATCCAATACTGCTTGAGCCATGGAAGCCTAGGATGGTTGGATACTGGTTATTCTCAGAGTAATTCGACGGTAGGTGTATTCCATAGCTGCGATCCACGCCGCTCGATGTGAGAGTGCGGATCTGCGGGATGCCGTTGAACCAGTGACTCTTTCCGCAACCAGATGTATCGCCCCCAGTGTAATGGGAGGAAGCTGACGCGTAGGTCGCGAATAGGCCGAGTAAGCTGATGCTTGTAACTTTCATTTTGAGTACCTGAGTGTATGTAAGTGACTGCAGATCGATAGCGCTAGCAGGAGATCTCACTCTGATAAAAGTTTATAACTTCCACAGTATGTCGACGTGGATTCTACATGGATCCTGAGGCAATTTAAAGGTTTATAAACCAAGGCGCTTGCCATATTCACGTGTTAGCCAAGGGCCATCGTCTCTTAACGAGCCGCTACCATTGCGCAGATATGCTTCAAAATACAAAGCACTAATTAGGAAGGTCTCCAGTTCCACGCGACTTTGAATGTTTCCGGCGCGCTAATCACGCTCCCATAAGTCACGGATCCCCCGAGATGCTGTTTGAGGCATATGAGCCGGTCATCGGTCGCATTTTCTGTCCTGTTGCCTAAGC from Trichoderma atroviride chromosome 3, complete sequence encodes the following:
- a CDS encoding uncharacterized protein (EggNog:ENOG41~SECRETED:SignalP(1-18)); this translates as MKVTSISLLGLFATYASASSHYTGGDTSGCGKSHWFNGIPQIRTLTSSGVDRSYGIHLPSNYSENNQYPTILGFHGSSSIGFFFEADTGLDDSEYTGDKIMVYPNGLGGAWAGANYSAASVQEDLQFVWDVLVDLRKNWCIDSARIYATGLSIGGGFVDTIACNATVGGEFAAFAPASGSFYTNNDDNHENCEPARVPMPILEFHGGADTDVKYDGGEGEGGIEPAIPDWLSWWAQRNECDEQYEQVDLFNDDVHHLSWTCNGQTGVVQHYKTDDQSMDLYYLLFPYL
- a CDS encoding uncharacterized protein (EggNog:ENOG41~SECRETED:SignalP(1-18)); the protein is MKVTSISLLGLFATYASASSHYTGGDTSGCGKSHWFNGIPQIRTLTSSGVDRSYGIHLPSNYSENNQYPTILGFHGSSSIGFFFEADTGLDDSEYTGDKIMVYPNGLGGAWAGANYSAASVQEDLQFVWDVLVDLRKNWCIDSARIYATGLSIGGGFVDTIACNATVGGEFAAFAPASGSFYTNNDDNHENCEPARVPMPILEFHGGADTDVKYDGGEGEGGIEPAIPDWLSWWAQRNECDEQYEQVDLFNDDVHHLSWTCNGQTGVVQHYKTDDQKHDWASTGINFSQLAAGDLPTHISASALIQSFFMKFTRPEA